The following DNA comes from Metopolophium dirhodum isolate CAU chromosome 8, ASM1992520v1, whole genome shotgun sequence.
ggtacaaataatatacgaCATGATACAGAAAAATATACGATGTAttcagtaagtacctatatagtttttgtaaataaatgccggttaaaaaaaatattacttgtcGGCTAtcagtctttttttttaaaattcagattAGTAGGTATGATTCTAATGGTTCTAACATAGAACAAAATGTTGTAATCCATGGATAAATGTGAAATTTGGTTTGattcaaaatgttattaatttcggATATTTATAGAGTAAAGACTAAAGAGATGCGCTAAACGTAGGTATctaattgtattgtgtattagtattattatttgcgtCACATTTTGCGATTATCACTATCGGCCATCGGGGACATACGGACAAGTGCAGTGGCGTAATTTGGTCATGTTTGTTGGGGGGGGGGATTACATTTACCCCCCCCCGCactaaattttggtttatatcataaaaacttCTCAGTCAGTGATCACGTATctgtataatgtaagtatagTCTGTATACTATAAATGCATgcgtacattaaaataaataatattatatactatttaataaagttttaaaatgtactttttcGAGTAAATTCATGGAATAACacgtaaaatactcaaaatattgtacttttgaaatgttttatttctaactcaaaatagttcTCAAAGAATACTTAAGAAAAAGTCGGCAGTCGGCGGCATTCTTCTACtttagtaatattttgtttttacttttgttagtagtttttatatgtataatatattaaaatgtaaatataaatgttaatgtGATCACACTTATGgagttatataatacaaaattggtCATTGAATCATGATTATTAAACATGGTTTAAAGGACAATTAGCTTACTATTGTTTAActaaatgtttagtgattgttGATGCATATCAAATGTACTAAATTAGCTAGCAAATTCACTAGTTACCAAATAATTATACAGGGATGTGTAATTAACGAACGGACCAGTTACAATCACAGTTTACTATGTACTaagatataatgtattatgtatacttcaAATTGTGGTTATAATCTTAAAATACAATCATTAAATCATATGAATTAGTTCACTAAACTGAAttaagtcattattattatcaatgaagACCCTAACTTCCTACAAATTCTACTATCTAGGAACTTACCTTAGTTACAGCCTAGAGGTGTTAATCAACGAATATCACATAGAAAAATAATCAGTTTTGCAGTGAAGGTGTCAACAACAGATGGTGTGATTTTAACTGTTTTGGGGAGTTAGTGATGATAGTTACGTAACATTACAACatgtattagtataaaataatgaaatcaacGACTCTGTTCTTATAATATGTGCGGATACCACGAGTTtctaaaaatagagaaaattaaaagttataaatatataacatattatatttgaacacGTTGAACGCTGTCATTGTATTGGCATGTGCGCAACAGCGGCCAACATGATTTGATCTGTGGGTGGCTGTCGCTAATTGTAAAATTAGTAGACTTTACGCAATAGTCAATACGGTTATGAATGTCCGATAGATATTTCAAATGTGTTCAGCTATAGCCACCAAAAAAGGCTCAATACAAAACAGGTTACTCTATGTCAACTACGGGTTGACACTGGCGTTCAACgtattagacattttttttaaaactacacaACACTGAgtgaaatataaaattctaCACATTATTTATGAACACGATTCTTTAATGATTGGAATTATTAAactgtgtatttattttaaaaaatattttagatgatataagataaattgttattaagcaattataattaatatttttatacaaatttcttaatgtattaatataaatgaaaactaCTTAATAACTACAATTAATTAGTATGTAATACCTAAtcacatacaatataaataaaataaaactattaactatactaGTACAGTTAAGGGCATAATTGTACtcattattatagtgtacatatatataaatacatactttaAGTGAACATTAGCTCAAAGAGCACAAAAGTTTTGCTTATGAACattacaacaatttatgtgAAGGTAATAAACTTATTGCCAACATACACATAAAAACTTATTGTTTGCTATcggtatgtataaaaaatgataaaatgtaaaaaaaaaaccacaagtTCTTGTAAACAGTAAAGCAATGTCCATTAGAATGTTAATCTggcacaaaataaatatatttatattaatgcgATGGTGATGTTTTCTTCACAACGTCAGGAAGTGATTTCTCTTCGCGAGGTTTTGCTCCTCCAAATATACTTGTATGTTGAGTAGAATCAGCCAATTGATTCAGTGGTTCTTTTATGGTCCTTGGTTTCAATTGTAATTTAGGTCTGCCAGGatcatctaaaataaaatataagtttgttAAGTACTTGTATAGTGATTAATAACTCAAGAATAAACTAATAGACActaataattttgtacaatgtataaaacatgaaaaaaatagaTGTGCATCTCCCTCACCTCCAGCCCATGTCATAGTCTCTACTTCTGATTGGCTGATTTTTGTtcatgttatatatgtatatatatgattGACAGCAAATAAGTGGATAACTACAATATAGGTCAGGGATGGTGAACCTTTCTGAACCCACATgccaaataaaaatgttggtagATTTTATTTTCCCTGTGTCAATTAATTTGATGAtccttttttaaacttaaaaaattccTACATCCATGGtttgttaaatgataaaaacaagACAAACATTACATTATACTTGATATTTTATCTTAGTAATGATATTACTCtataatctatacattttattttcttgattacaaacttttataatttcatttcttatgaaatacatattatgatttaaatatacctTTATGCATTATACACAAAGTTAAGTATTTATTAGCGAcgaaaaacataacattttggAGAAATAatgaaagaatattattatgctgcacGTAATAACCTTAACAAAAAGTTTGCAGATTACCAGatgcttaacatttttaatgcgGCTTCCTTGTTGGAAAAAGTTGGCACCCCTAATCTAAACAAGAGTTAGCAAACTTTGATTTATCCCGATTGGTAAAATCAtcgagatttttatattattttataaattaataaatttttttaaaattaaagatgtAATCCAATGGATCAGAAATCCTTTTGAAGAGGATgacttaaatttttataaatatcatcaaGAAAAAAGAACTTTTATGTCACCAGAacctaaaattgtttattaaaaccaCGTTATAGGTACCATTCTAGAAAAGAGTTCAGCAAGAAATTCCGGAAACTGCAAAAAATTCTtaactcattttttttctaattactgacatatatgtataaatattcattacattatgtaaataggtttatattttctttaccTGTATACAGAGAAGTGGGcctcaaagttttttttttataaaattggagATTCACACTAAAAAGATTGGGAACCACTGATCTATtatactaataacaatatttcatatttaattaaaacaattgtaaaagtaaatagtacctaccagaataaaaaaacctaattaatattttaatacttgttggtaattgtattattttatcaattaatactGACATTTTGTTATTCATACCAATGAagactattaatttatattaaacacacaCAGTTATGATAAGTCAATATTCTGAACATGCATCAATAATTAGATTGGAATCGGTGTAAactcatttaataattatgatacttACTTGGTGGTGGTGGTAAACTTTCAAAATCTGGTCTACGCTCACTACGACTTCCTCCTGGGAATTGCGAAGCATTTCCTGGTCGATTAAAGTCTCGTGAACCGCTATCTGGATACCTGTTCATGCCTCCTCCAGATTGTTCCATGAAATTACCTCGTCCGCCCATTCCACCACCCATTCCTCCGCCATTTTGATTGCGGAAATTACCACCAGAAAAACCTaccaacatttataaattttatattttataataaaagtgcAACTATTAgtgttgataaaaaattatctttgaaataataatagtattataaatttaattctcATAATTTACTTCAGCAAATAAATTCAGATTGTGAAcagcattaaatattaatcatagaattactaagttttatataataatttataagtatacgtaATTATTTCTCATACAATTTCCTCAGCAAATGTATTCAGTTTGTGAACAGCAATGAGTATTAATCatagaaatacctattagatcatcttataataattatgttatacaatattctCAACAAATATATTCAGTTTGTGAACAGCAATGAGTATTAATCATAGAAATATCCAAATACCTATTCGatcatcttataataataatgttatacaatattctCATACAATTTACTCAGCAAATATAATCAGTTTGTGAACAGCAATGAGTATTAATCATAGAAATATCCAAATACCTATTCGatcatcttataataataatgttatacaatattctCATACAATTTACTCAGCAAATATAATCAGTTTGTGAACAGCAATGAGTATTAATCATAGAAATATCCAAATACCTATTCGatcatcttataataataatgttatacaatattctCATACAATTTACTCAGCAAATATAATCAGTTTGTGAACAGCAATGAGTATTAATCatagaaatattcaaatacctattagattatcttataataattattaattatgttatacaatattctCAACAAATATATTCAGTTTGTGAACAGCAATGAGTATTAATCATAGAACCACCTATTagattatcttataataattatgttatacaatattctCATACAATTTCCTCAACAAATATATTCAGTTTGTGAACAGCAATGAGTATTAATCatagaaatacctattagatcatcttataataattatgttatacaatattctCATACAATTTTCTCAACAAATATATTCAGTTTGTGAACAGCATTGAATATTAATcatagaattttattttgtagtaaataaaatgttatattagatGATATATTTTTCTCGGCAAATTAATTCAGCTGGAAAACAGCAAATAGCATTTAAACAGTCGTAACTCGTAAGTAAATATAGCATTGAATATCTAAACCATTTtcctaatttaaaacataatattacaatttgtagAAACTATGATCACATCTGAATACAGGAgaatatatatcaaataaaacaaatttgaatatgTACCTGAATTTTGAGTAAAATCATCAGACCTACTGCGCATTCCAGGGTTATTGCTAAAACTTCCTGGAGCAccacctataaaaatatttaaatcaataattaaaacataatttgatgtatattaattacacattagttgttaaaataatgtttgagaTGACACAACAATGTAATAAGTTTTCTGTCATATGcacatgtttatattaaaatattcttcatCATACTTCACTGATGATTAAATTATGGTTATAATCAAGATATGCTGATCAATTCTACAAATTAATCCGATCATATTGATCTAgtattgtttaaattgtattttatcatgAGTGTAGTGTGTATAACAGTCTTACCATATATTTGtgtaagataaattatttttactcttaatataaaaatttgagaCATTTAAATGTGCCTTCAAAACATACGTCATATATGTTAACCCAGAGGTTCCCAACCTTTTTCGACTCACAGCACcctatatatttcaaataatttcgcGGGACCCTAAATGAAGCGCAGCATCCTGGTTGGAAACCTCTGGTTAACCATTaacatatataaaaatttatttcaagactcatgaaaatttaatttttttatttcaggtgTACCTGGTTATGAAAAAGATTAGTagataaaatctattttatttttaaaacaaacaaaatatattaaattcaagtttgtaaattttattttaccacaAGTTTGAGAGTATCCACACTGGTGAGACTCCCTCctcatatttcataaatattacagattgtaaatactctatttttatctaataaaaaaaaaaaaaaatatttcattaaatgtagttaatataaaaataaaataaatcttatctACTCTAACTTtacacatatttaatattaattatattagataaCACCTGACATAAATGCTTAAAAgatgatttgaaatatttagtgtaagataaattaatagttacctctGCCGCCACCCCTGCCACCTCTATCAAATCCTGATCGTTCATTTCGTTTTCCAGACGCAacatcaattttgattttttgtccTTCAATAAAGACTTCCATTTGAAGTGCATCTTTCAGATGTTCTAGAGTGACAAATTCAACATACCCAAAACCTTTGAACATATCAGTTTCTTTGTCATGAACCAACCGCACATTTCTAATTTGCAACTAAAAAcaaagattatttataatttaataagaaatGAGTACTTCAGGTAGTTGACTTGTTGAGTTTTGTTTAGTACAGTGGATGTTACAAAATAAGATTTATATTGTTCactattaaaaatctaaaatacttgTACTGAGCAAGCAATACCTGACTCTGAAGAAATAGGTTTTCAACATCTCCTTGTGTTATCCCTTGTGGTAGATTTCCCAGATAAGCCACAAATGGCGGACTATTGGGCAATGGTTTGttgaaacttaataaaaaataaaaaaaaattattaataggctatttatgtaaaattaatatttagatataataaaataatccaaATTAAGGTTAACATATAACTTGCATATTTtggataattaattttaagaggtACCTACTACGTActaagtttattaatttattgcatattgaattattatagttacataaCTATGGAAAATTGAACTATATAAGCTAATTGTAATTTAGATTAATGCGCAGTGGATtcacattctaaaaatataccAGACTAGACTAGagtattgatataaaatattataatataggtaaaaatatttaataatagttaacaGTATAGCACAATGTTGAAAGTGTGTGTGGCAGCATACAATACCtgtttaaattactatttaggtGTTTAGCTTTTATAAGAATTTgtaattgtttagtttttacaatGAACTCTTtatcatttacaatatttaatagtatcaTTATCCTGTTGCACAGTATGCTTTATGTTGCATACCGTA
Coding sequences within:
- the LOC132950684 gene encoding eukaryotic translation initiation factor 4H, with the translated sequence MAGRSAFSDFDNSSFNKPLPNSPPFVAYLGNLPQGITQGDVENLFLQSQLQIRNVRLVHDKETDMFKGFGYVEFVTLEHLKDALQMEVFIEGQKIKIDVASGKRNERSGFDRGGRGGGRGGAPGSFSNNPGMRSRSDDFTQNSGFSGGNFRNQNGGGMGGGMGGRGNFMEQSGGGMNRYPDSGSRDFNRPGNASQFPGGSRSERRPDFESLPPPPNDPGRPKLQLKPRTIKEPLNQLADSTQHTSIFGGAKPREEKSLPDVVKKTSPSH